In one window of Bemisia tabaci chromosome 6, PGI_BMITA_v3 DNA:
- the LOC109042008 gene encoding uncharacterized protein, with translation MMKPRSQLVVLMSVCCLLGLARPECCPSMASSCGIPFPNFLWQCCSYGDCNIFCCNCDSECKVKGCEYTLVNSTFSNQTDPEVTVSNVVSCSENSRDSCRIDMEVTREFEAEQESKVHLGLPVMELIAKAFYWEYKSSVAEKTSKGYTVECPINPGSEGWLGQEPLFAVLQTTKVYKCCHDASCHFLTTENITYRMPIVLPTGINAGRFNCHDKKLQQKSRPSGNVLDNSIQ, from the exons ATGATGAAGCCGAGATCCCAACTTGTGGTTCTGATGAGCGTGTGCTGCCTGTTGGGGCTGGCACGGCCCGAGTGTTGTCCGTCGATGGCCAGTTCCTGCGGGATTCCGTTCCCGAATTTCCTGTGGCAGTGCTGCTCCTACGGGGACTGCAACATTTTCTGCTGCAACTGCGACTCGGAGTGCAAGGTCAAAGGCTGCGAGTACACACTCGTCAACTCAACGTTCTCAAATCAAACCGATCCAGAG GTGACGGTGAGCAACGTGGTTTCCTGCTCAGAGAACTCGCGGGACTCGTGTCGGATCGACATGGAAGTGACGAGGGAGTTCGAGGCCGAGCAAGAGAGCAAGGTCCACTTGGGGCTCCCGGTCATGGAGCTCATCGCCAAGGCCTTCTACTGGGAGTACAAGAGCTCCGTCGCGGAGAAGACCTCCAAGGGCTACACCGTCGAGTGCCCCATCAACCCCGGGAGCGAGGGCTGGCTCGGGCAGGAGCCCCTCTTCGCCGTCCTCCAGACCACCAAAGTCTACAAGTGCTGCCATGATGCCTCCTGCCACTTCCTCACCACCGAGAACATCACCTACCGCATGCCCATCGTCCTCCCGACGGGCATCAACGCCGGCAGGTTCAACTGCCACGATAAAAAGCTCCAACAGAAAAGCAGACCCTCCGGCAATGTCCTTGATAATAGTATCCAGTGA